A single Pseudomonas brassicacearum DNA region contains:
- a CDS encoding helix-turn-helix domain-containing protein: MDIQIITRDGEPEYAVLPWDQYQSLLKAAGIDQAPPREATVRHAAAPGQVLPGLDQLRSLREGKGIAIEALARTVGISPSYLALIESGERQPDAAIRRSLAWELTVPGWREES; the protein is encoded by the coding sequence ATGGATATTCAAATAATCACACGTGACGGAGAGCCCGAATATGCGGTTTTGCCGTGGGATCAGTACCAGTCGTTGTTGAAGGCAGCAGGCATCGATCAAGCACCGCCGCGCGAAGCGACAGTCCGTCACGCGGCGGCACCGGGCCAGGTTCTCCCTGGCCTGGATCAATTACGCAGTTTGCGCGAAGGGAAGGGCATCGCCATCGAGGCGCTGGCCCGCACGGTAGGTATCAGCCCGTCTTATCTGGCCTTGATCGAGAGCGGCGAGCGTCAGCCCGATGCCGCGATTCGGCGCAGTCTGGCCTGGGAGTTGACGGTGCCGGGTTGGAGGGAAGAATCGTGA
- a CDS encoding YkvA family protein: MKAPWNFARFLPLAGRLLARGRLPTLLFAVASKSAREGGRLGKLKEDLRLLQALCLAYWRGEYRAVSAKSMLSVVAGLMYFLSPLDAIPDILPMFGMFDDIAVLAWVMKTLDVELEAFRAWRYRQSPEKLARVERLPDTPEQLQLQGQKET, encoded by the coding sequence ATGAAGGCCCCGTGGAATTTTGCGCGATTTCTGCCCTTGGCAGGCCGCTTGCTGGCCCGCGGTCGATTGCCGACGTTGCTGTTCGCCGTCGCGAGCAAAAGTGCCCGTGAGGGTGGACGGCTGGGCAAGCTCAAGGAGGACCTGCGTCTGTTGCAGGCCTTGTGCCTGGCCTACTGGCGAGGCGAATACCGCGCTGTCAGTGCCAAGTCGATGCTGTCGGTGGTGGCAGGACTCATGTATTTCCTCAGCCCCCTGGATGCGATCCCGGACATCTTGCCAATGTTTGGCATGTTCGATGATATCGCCGTGCTGGCCTGGGTCATGAAAACCCTCGACGTGGAACTCGAGGCTTTCCGCGCCTGGCGTTATCGGCAATCGCCCGAGAAGTTGGCCCGGGTCGAAAGGCTTCCCGATACCCCGGAACAACTCCAACTTCAAGGCCAGAAAGAAACCTGA
- a CDS encoding FKBP-type peptidyl-prolyl cis-trans isomerase, translating into MKQHRLAAAVALVGLVLAGCDSQTSVELKTPAQKASYGIGLNMGKSLAQEGMDDLDSKAVAQGIEDAVGKKEQKLKDEELVEAFAALQKRAEERMAKMSEESAAAGKKFLEENGKKAGVTTTASGLQYEVVKKADGPQPKPTDVVTVHYTGKLTNGTVFDSSVERGSPIDLPVSGVIPGWVEGLQLMHVGEKYKLYIPSDLAYGAQSPSPAIPANSVLVFDLELLAIKDPAKEDAAK; encoded by the coding sequence ATGAAACAGCATCGGTTGGCGGCGGCGGTGGCCCTGGTTGGCCTGGTACTCGCGGGTTGCGACTCGCAGACCAGCGTAGAGCTGAAGACCCCGGCGCAGAAAGCTTCCTACGGTATTGGCCTGAACATGGGCAAGAGCCTGGCTCAGGAAGGCATGGATGACCTGGACTCCAAAGCGGTCGCCCAGGGCATCGAAGATGCCGTCGGCAAGAAAGAACAGAAGCTGAAAGACGAAGAACTGGTCGAAGCCTTTGCCGCGCTGCAAAAGCGTGCCGAAGAGCGCATGGCCAAGATGAGCGAAGAGTCGGCAGCCGCCGGCAAGAAATTCCTCGAAGAAAACGGCAAGAAAGCCGGTGTCACCACCACCGCTTCGGGCCTGCAGTACGAAGTGGTCAAGAAAGCCGATGGTCCACAACCTAAGCCAACCGACGTAGTGACTGTTCACTACACCGGCAAACTGACCAACGGCACCGTGTTCGACAGTTCCGTTGAACGTGGCAGCCCGATCGACCTGCCGGTCAGCGGCGTGATCCCGGGTTGGGTCGAAGGCCTGCAACTGATGCACGTTGGCGAGAAGTACAAGTTGTACATCCCGAGCGACCTGGCCTACGGCGCCCAGAGCCCGAGCCCGGCCATCCCGGCCAATTCGGTCCTGGTGTTCGACCTGGAACTGCTGGCGATCAAGGATCCGGCAAAAGAAGACGCAGCCAAGTAA
- a CDS encoding di-heme-cytochrome C peroxidase — protein MRLLSRILLLLLALLIVVVAVVLYYVANPRLPFYTPVEQVHYLDQWSAAERKTYYFTPQGTQVKGLRYDWFTALELPFSQQRFASPEYLARFGFLVDPAQKASPDNPGNLPVGFARHQNPGSTDQFLDITCAACHTGELRFKGQAIRIDGGSAQHVLPSSVPTLRGGSFGQALVASLASTYYNPWKFERFARQVLGKDYDARHEELRKAFKVSLDTFLRVAWNDTHRGLYPTEEGPGRTDAFGRIANASFGDAISTKNYRVANAPVDYPQLWDIWTFDWVQWNGSAQQPMARNVGEALGVGATLNFFDAQGKPLQGDARYPSSVRVRDLNKIEETLQLLKPPEWPEALLGSIDKPLAAKGRALFTENCAGCHVPKVVQGPDRPVQQLHMLPVQVIGTDPGTANNIADHRFDLTSLQWDPAELAKLEVQLHPTPTEPLDLSQLSVAKGLAYVTAFVENRAYRDAGVTPAERPALDGFGLPIGVRELRAYKARPLAGVWATPPFLHNGSVPTIYQLLSPQDERATTFYKGNFEYDPRHLGYRTEAFTNGFLFDTRITGNHNSGHEFRAGERGNGVIGRLLQPQERWALLEYLKVLGGPLESQL, from the coding sequence GTGCGCCTTCTCTCTCGCATTCTCTTGCTGCTCCTCGCGCTGCTGATCGTCGTCGTGGCCGTGGTGCTTTATTACGTTGCCAATCCTCGCTTGCCGTTCTACACGCCCGTCGAACAGGTGCATTACCTTGATCAATGGAGCGCTGCCGAGCGCAAGACGTATTACTTCACGCCACAGGGCACCCAGGTCAAAGGCCTGCGCTATGACTGGTTCACCGCCCTCGAATTGCCGTTTTCGCAACAACGCTTCGCTTCGCCTGAATATCTGGCGCGCTTTGGTTTCCTGGTCGATCCGGCGCAGAAAGCCTCGCCAGACAACCCAGGCAACTTGCCGGTAGGGTTTGCGCGGCACCAGAACCCGGGCAGCACCGACCAATTCCTGGATATCACCTGCGCGGCGTGCCATACCGGCGAATTGCGCTTCAAGGGCCAGGCGATACGGATCGATGGTGGTTCGGCTCAGCACGTGCTGCCTTCCAGTGTTCCTACATTACGCGGTGGCAGTTTCGGACAGGCATTGGTCGCCAGTCTGGCGTCTACCTACTACAATCCTTGGAAATTCGAGCGCTTCGCCCGCCAAGTATTGGGCAAGGACTACGACGCCCGCCACGAGGAATTGCGCAAGGCGTTCAAGGTTTCCCTGGACACGTTCCTGCGGGTGGCCTGGAACGACACCCATCGCGGCCTCTACCCCACCGAAGAAGGCCCTGGCCGTACCGACGCCTTCGGCCGCATCGCCAATGCCAGCTTTGGCGACGCCATTTCAACCAAGAACTACCGGGTGGCCAACGCACCGGTGGATTACCCGCAACTGTGGGACATATGGACGTTCGACTGGGTGCAATGGAACGGATCGGCCCAGCAACCGATGGCCCGCAACGTCGGTGAGGCGCTGGGGGTCGGCGCCACGCTGAATTTCTTCGACGCCCAGGGCAAACCGCTGCAGGGCGATGCGCGATACCCCTCCAGCGTGCGTGTGCGCGACTTGAACAAGATCGAAGAAACACTGCAACTGCTCAAGCCGCCTGAGTGGCCTGAAGCGCTGCTGGGCTCAATCGACAAGCCGCTGGCGGCCAAGGGTCGGGCCCTGTTCACCGAAAACTGTGCCGGCTGCCATGTACCCAAGGTGGTCCAAGGACCCGACAGGCCGGTCCAGCAATTGCACATGCTCCCCGTGCAGGTGATCGGCACCGACCCGGGCACCGCCAATAACATCGCCGACCACCGCTTCGACCTGACCAGCCTGCAGTGGGATCCGGCCGAGCTGGCGAAGCTGGAAGTGCAACTGCACCCAACCCCGACGGAACCGCTGGACCTGAGCCAACTCTCGGTCGCCAAAGGCCTGGCCTACGTCACGGCATTCGTCGAGAACCGCGCTTACCGCGACGCCGGCGTCACCCCCGCCGAGCGCCCGGCCCTGGATGGTTTCGGCCTGCCCATCGGCGTACGTGAATTGCGCGCCTACAAGGCCCGGCCGCTGGCCGGCGTCTGGGCCACGCCACCGTTCCTGCACAACGGCTCGGTGCCGACGATCTATCAACTGCTGTCACCCCAGGACGAGCGCGCGACCACGTTCTATAAAGGCAACTTCGAATACGACCCGCGCCACCTGGGCTATCGCACCGAAGCCTTTACCAACGGTTTTCTCTTCGATACCCGCATTACCGGCAACCACAACAGCGGTCACGAATTCCGCGCGGGCGAGCGAGGTAACGGCGTCATTGGCCGCTTGCTGCAACCGCAGGAACGCTGGGCCTTGCTGGAATATTTAAAGGTGCTGGGCGGGCCACTGGAGTCGCAACTGTAA
- a CDS encoding catalase family protein has protein sequence MLITLWLRLGAFLGKTLLWLLGIGLLGWALSTAWFAWQHKGPVPDKEQVAPGEAAMTQDIIQTAIRIVDQHREGTRYLRDAHAKAHGCVMAEVQVPNDLPTPLRQGVFAEPGKVWQATIRLSNGNAYPQFDSLRDARGMAIKLMNVPGKQLLADRQSQGEQDFVMFNHPNFFVSDVAEYRQNVAAQADGKKAMAFFPSVDPRTWQIRHLFIALATLSPPPASPTQTTYFSVSPYKFGDANAKFRVAPDPDSCPSYTLPPQNQDLPNFLRSALNQQLSTDRVPACFVLQIQRQDPSKYMPIEDTSIEWQESDAPFETVARIKVPAQDFDTPKLNLACDNQSFNPWFGIEAHRPIGGINRLRKAVYEAVSDYRHSRNAEQ, from the coding sequence ATGTTGATCACGCTCTGGCTGCGCCTCGGCGCCTTTTTGGGCAAGACGCTCCTGTGGCTGCTGGGCATCGGGCTGCTCGGCTGGGCACTGTCCACGGCCTGGTTTGCCTGGCAACACAAGGGACCGGTGCCGGACAAGGAGCAGGTCGCGCCCGGTGAAGCCGCCATGACCCAGGACATCATCCAGACTGCTATTCGCATCGTCGACCAGCACCGCGAGGGCACGCGCTATCTGCGCGACGCCCACGCCAAGGCCCACGGCTGTGTCATGGCCGAAGTCCAGGTGCCGAACGACCTGCCGACACCGTTGCGCCAAGGGGTATTCGCCGAGCCGGGGAAGGTCTGGCAGGCGACGATCCGCCTGTCCAACGGCAACGCCTATCCGCAGTTCGACAGCCTGCGCGATGCACGGGGAATGGCGATCAAGCTGATGAACGTACCGGGCAAGCAATTGCTCGCTGACCGGCAATCACAGGGTGAGCAGGATTTCGTGATGTTCAACCATCCGAACTTCTTTGTCAGTGATGTCGCCGAGTACCGTCAGAATGTGGCCGCCCAGGCCGATGGGAAGAAGGCGATGGCGTTCTTTCCGAGCGTGGATCCGCGCACCTGGCAGATCCGTCATCTGTTCATCGCCCTGGCGACCCTCTCACCGCCACCGGCCAGTCCGACCCAGACCACGTATTTTTCGGTATCGCCCTACAAGTTCGGTGACGCCAACGCCAAGTTTCGCGTCGCGCCGGACCCGGACAGTTGCCCGAGCTACACCCTGCCTCCCCAGAACCAGGACCTGCCGAATTTCTTGCGTAGCGCGTTGAATCAGCAGTTATCCACCGACCGGGTGCCGGCATGTTTTGTCTTGCAGATTCAGCGTCAGGATCCGAGCAAGTACATGCCCATTGAAGACACCAGTATTGAATGGCAGGAAAGTGATGCGCCGTTCGAGACCGTGGCGCGGATCAAGGTTCCGGCTCAGGATTTTGATACGCCCAAGTTGAATCTGGCTTGTGATAATCAGTCGTTCAATCCCTGGTTTGGTATTGAGGCGCATCGGCCTATTGGTGGGATCAATCGATTGCGTAAGGCGGTGTATGAGGCGGTCAGCGATTATCGTCATAGTCGGAATGCTGAGCAGTAG
- the rdgC gene encoding recombination-associated protein RdgC — MWFKNLLIYRLTQDLPFDAEALETALASKLARPCASQELTTYGFVAPFGKGEDAPLVHVSQDFLLIAARKEERILPGSVVRDALKEKVEEIEAEQMRKVYKKERDQLKDEIIQAFLPRAFIRRSSTFAAIAPKQGLILVNSASPKRAEDLLSTLREVIGSLPVRPLTVKMAPTATMTDWVKTQKAADDFFVLDECELRDTHEDGGIVRCKRQDLTSDEIQLHLNTGKVVTQLSLAWQDKLSFVLDDKMVVKRLKFEDLLQDQAEQDGGDEALGQLDASFTLMMLTFGEFLPALVEALGGEEIPQGI; from the coding sequence ATGTGGTTCAAAAACCTGCTTATCTATCGCCTGACCCAAGATCTGCCTTTTGATGCCGAGGCGTTGGAAACTGCACTGGCCAGCAAACTGGCGCGTCCATGTGCAAGCCAGGAGTTGACCACTTACGGTTTCGTCGCGCCGTTTGGCAAAGGCGAGGATGCACCACTGGTGCACGTCAGCCAGGACTTCCTGCTGATCGCCGCGCGCAAGGAAGAACGCATCTTGCCGGGCAGCGTCGTGCGCGATGCCCTGAAGGAAAAGGTCGAAGAGATCGAAGCCGAGCAAATGCGCAAGGTCTATAAAAAGGAACGGGACCAACTCAAGGATGAAATCATCCAGGCGTTCCTGCCCCGTGCGTTCATTCGTCGCTCGTCCACCTTCGCCGCCATCGCGCCGAAACAGGGCCTGATCCTGGTGAACTCGGCCAGCCCGAAACGCGCCGAAGACCTGCTGTCTACCCTGCGCGAAGTCATCGGCTCCCTGCCGGTACGCCCGCTGACGGTCAAGATGGCTCCGACCGCCACCATGACCGACTGGGTCAAGACCCAGAAAGCCGCGGACGATTTCTTCGTGCTCGATGAATGCGAACTGCGCGACACTCACGAAGACGGCGGCATCGTGCGCTGCAAGCGCCAGGACCTGACCAGCGACGAAATCCAGCTGCACCTGAACACCGGCAAGGTGGTAACGCAACTGTCGCTGGCCTGGCAGGACAAGCTGTCCTTCGTGCTCGACGACAAGATGGTGGTCAAGCGCCTGAAGTTCGAAGACCTGCTGCAGGACCAGGCAGAACAGGACGGTGGCGACGAAGCCCTCGGCCAACTGGACGCCAGCTTCACGCTGATGATGTTGACGTTCGGCGAGTTCCTGCCGGCGCTGGTTGAAGCGTTGGGTGGGGAAGAGATTCCGCAGGGGATCTAA
- a CDS encoding bile acid:sodium symporter family protein — MRALAALSRFVGNTFAYWVLIFAVLAFLQPQWFVDLKVAIVPLLGLVMFGMGLALKLEDFAEVARHPGRVALGVIAQFVIMPATAWLLCQAFSLPPEIAVGVILVGCCPSGTSSNVMTWLARGDLALAVAISAITTLLAPLLTPALIWLLASAWLPVSFSALFWSILQIVLLPIALGIVAQRLLGARVRHAVEVLPLISVVSIVIIVAAVVAASQAKIAESGLLIMAIVMLHNSFGYLLGYYTGRLFGLPLAQRKTLSLEVGMQNSGLGAALASAHFSPLAAVPSALFSVWHNISGALLSTYLRRMSEKLDRELQARQAAD, encoded by the coding sequence ATGCGCGCATTGGCTGCATTAAGTCGCTTTGTCGGCAACACCTTCGCTTACTGGGTACTGATTTTCGCGGTCCTGGCCTTCCTGCAACCGCAGTGGTTCGTCGACCTGAAAGTCGCCATCGTGCCGCTGCTGGGCCTGGTGATGTTCGGCATGGGCCTGGCACTCAAGCTGGAAGACTTCGCCGAAGTGGCCCGTCATCCAGGACGTGTAGCCTTGGGGGTGATTGCCCAATTCGTGATCATGCCCGCCACGGCGTGGCTGCTTTGCCAAGCGTTCAGCCTGCCGCCGGAGATCGCCGTCGGGGTGATCCTGGTGGGTTGCTGCCCGAGCGGCACGTCGTCCAATGTCATGACCTGGCTGGCTCGCGGTGACCTGGCCCTGGCCGTGGCGATTTCCGCCATCACCACCCTGCTCGCCCCTCTGCTGACCCCGGCGCTGATCTGGCTGCTGGCCTCGGCCTGGTTGCCGGTGTCGTTCTCGGCGCTGTTCTGGTCGATCCTGCAAATTGTCCTGTTGCCGATCGCACTGGGTATCGTTGCCCAACGCCTGTTGGGTGCCAGGGTGCGTCATGCCGTAGAAGTGCTGCCGCTGATATCGGTAGTGAGCATCGTGATCATCGTCGCGGCGGTAGTGGCAGCCAGTCAGGCGAAGATCGCCGAATCCGGCCTGCTGATCATGGCCATCGTGATGCTGCACAACAGCTTCGGTTATCTGCTGGGGTACTACACCGGGCGCTTGTTCGGCTTGCCGCTGGCCCAGCGCAAAACCCTGTCGCTGGAAGTGGGCATGCAGAACTCCGGCCTGGGTGCAGCGTTGGCGAGTGCACACTTTTCGCCACTGGCGGCAGTACCCAGCGCGCTGTTCAGCGTCTGGCACAACATTTCCGGGGCCCTGCTCTCGACTTACTTGCGGCGCATGAGCGAGAAACTGGACCGTGAGCTACAGGCCCGTCAAGCGGCGGACTGA
- the sugE gene encoding quaternary ammonium compound efflux SMR transporter SugE, whose translation MSWIILFFAGLFEVGWAVGLKYTDGFSRPLPTALTIAAMAISLGLLGLAMKELPLGTAYAIWTGVGAVGTVIAGIILFGESMALVRLASVALIVAGLIGLKVSA comes from the coding sequence ATGTCCTGGATCATTCTTTTTTTTGCCGGCCTGTTCGAAGTCGGCTGGGCTGTCGGCCTGAAATACACCGACGGCTTCAGCCGCCCTCTCCCCACTGCACTGACGATCGCCGCCATGGCAATCAGCCTCGGCCTGCTCGGCCTTGCAATGAAGGAACTGCCGCTGGGTACAGCCTATGCGATCTGGACCGGGGTCGGTGCCGTGGGCACGGTGATCGCCGGGATCATTTTGTTTGGTGAGTCGATGGCACTGGTTCGCCTGGCCAGCGTGGCATTGATCGTTGCTGGGTTGATCGGGCTCAAGGTCAGCGCCTGA
- a CDS encoding MFS transporter, with the protein MSHPSQFSLLRTRRFLPFFITQSLGAFNDNIFKQSLILAILYKLTIEGDRSIWVNLCALLFILPFFLFSALAGQFGEKFAKDALIRLIKLGEIAIMAVGAVGFLFDHLSLMLVALFAMGTHSALFGPVKYSILPQALREEELVGGNGLVEMGTFLAILAGTIGAGIMMSSAQYAPVVSTAIIGVAVLGYLASRSIPRAAAASPQMRLNWNIFSQSWATLKLGLGQTPAVSRSIVGNSWFWFVGAIYLTQIPAYAKEWMHGDETVVTLILTVFSVGIALGSMLCEKLSGRKVEIGLVPFGSFGLTVFGLLLWWHSGGVPDSIDGHGWLEVLGFGHAWLVLIDILGLGVFGGFYIVPLYALIQSRTVENERARVIAANNILNALFMVVSAIVSIVLLSLVKLSIPQLFLVVSLLNIGVNAYIFKIVPEFSMRFMIWLLSHSMYRVEHRNLEAIPDEGAALLVCNHVSFVDALLIGGAVRRPIRFVMYYKIYNLPVLNFIFRTAGTIPIAGRQEDIHIYENAFKRIAQYLKDGELVCIFPEGKLTGDGEINEFKSGLTRILQETPVPVIPLALQGLWGSFFSRDPAKGLFRRFWSRVTLVAGSAVAVEVAEPAKLQALVGQLRGTVR; encoded by the coding sequence ATGAGTCACCCTTCGCAGTTCAGTTTGCTTCGCACGCGGCGTTTCCTGCCGTTCTTCATCACGCAGTCCTTGGGCGCGTTCAACGACAACATTTTCAAGCAGTCGCTGATCCTCGCCATCCTCTACAAATTGACCATCGAGGGCGATCGCTCGATCTGGGTCAACCTCTGCGCGCTGCTGTTTATCTTGCCGTTCTTTCTGTTCTCGGCGCTGGCAGGGCAGTTCGGGGAAAAATTCGCCAAGGACGCGTTGATTCGTCTGATCAAGCTCGGCGAAATCGCCATCATGGCGGTCGGCGCAGTAGGGTTTCTGTTTGATCACTTATCACTGATGCTGGTAGCGCTGTTCGCCATGGGCACGCATTCGGCGTTGTTCGGCCCGGTGAAGTATTCGATCCTGCCGCAGGCCTTGCGCGAGGAGGAGTTGGTCGGCGGCAATGGGCTGGTGGAGATGGGCACCTTCCTGGCGATCCTGGCCGGAACCATTGGTGCCGGGATCATGATGTCCTCGGCGCAGTACGCACCCGTGGTGTCCACCGCGATCATCGGCGTTGCCGTGCTCGGTTACCTGGCCAGCCGCAGCATTCCGCGCGCGGCCGCAGCTTCGCCGCAAATGCGCTTGAACTGGAACATCTTCAGCCAATCCTGGGCCACCCTGAAACTGGGGCTGGGGCAAACCCCGGCAGTGTCCCGTTCGATTGTCGGCAACTCCTGGTTCTGGTTCGTCGGTGCGATCTACCTGACGCAGATCCCCGCCTATGCCAAGGAGTGGATGCACGGTGACGAAACCGTGGTGACCTTGATCCTGACGGTATTCTCGGTGGGGATCGCCTTGGGTTCGATGCTCTGCGAAAAGCTTTCCGGGCGTAAAGTCGAGATTGGCCTGGTGCCGTTCGGTTCGTTCGGGCTGACGGTGTTCGGCCTGCTGTTGTGGTGGCATTCCGGCGGGGTCCCCGACAGCATCGATGGCCACGGTTGGCTTGAAGTGCTCGGCTTCGGCCACGCCTGGCTGGTGCTGATCGACATCCTGGGCCTGGGCGTCTTCGGTGGTTTCTATATCGTGCCGCTGTACGCGCTGATCCAGTCGCGCACTGTAGAGAACGAACGGGCGCGGGTGATTGCCGCCAACAATATTCTCAACGCGTTGTTCATGGTGGTCTCGGCCATCGTCTCCATTGTCTTGCTGAGCCTGGTCAAGCTGTCGATCCCGCAGTTGTTCCTGGTGGTGTCGTTGCTCAACATCGGCGTCAACGCCTACATCTTCAAGATCGTCCCCGAGTTCAGCATGCGTTTCATGATCTGGCTGCTGAGCCATTCCATGTACCGCGTAGAGCACCGCAACCTGGAGGCGATCCCGGACGAAGGCGCTGCGTTGTTGGTCTGCAACCACGTCTCCTTCGTCGATGCCTTGCTGATTGGCGGCGCGGTGCGTCGGCCGATTCGCTTCGTGATGTACTACAAGATATACAACCTGCCGGTGCTGAATTTCATCTTCCGCACCGCCGGGACGATCCCGATCGCCGGGCGCCAGGAAGACATTCACATCTACGAAAATGCCTTCAAGCGAATCGCCCAATACCTGAAGGACGGTGAGTTGGTGTGCATCTTCCCTGAAGGAAAACTGACCGGTGACGGTGAGATCAATGAGTTCAAGAGCGGACTGACACGCATCCTCCAGGAGACACCGGTGCCGGTGATTCCCCTGGCGTTGCAGGGCTTGTGGGGCAGTTTTTTCAGCCGCGACCCGGCCAAAGGGCTGTTTCGCCGGTTCTGGTCGCGGGTGACGCTGGTGGCGGGTTCGGCGGTCGCGGTGGAAGTGGCTGAGCCGGCGAAGTTGCAGGCGTTGGTGGGGCAATTGCGTGGGACTGTCCGCTAG
- a CDS encoding TDT family transporter — translation MTCCAAKNRLRPLSHLPRPLEAIRQFTPNWFAVVMGTGVLALALAQWPGNVPGLRPLGESLWMFNMLLFVVFALMYTARWVLFFDEARRIFGHSTVSMFFGTIPMGLATIINGFLVFGLPRWGSGVVAVAEALWWIDVALSLACGVLIPFLMFTRQEHRIDQMTAVWLLPVVAAEVAAASGGLLAPHLADAHGQLVMLVTSYVLWAFSLPVAFSILTILLLRMALHKLPHENMAASSWLALGPIGTGALGMLLLGNDAPLIFAANGLPGVGEIAAGLGLVAGITLWGLGLWWMLMALLITARYLRAGIPFNLGWWGFTFPLGVYALTTLKLADLLGLAFFSAFGAVLVAMLVVMWLIVGRRTVLGAWHGELFVSPCIAGLAK, via the coding sequence ATGACATGCTGCGCTGCAAAAAACCGTTTGCGTCCATTGAGCCATTTGCCCAGGCCGCTGGAGGCCATTCGCCAATTCACGCCTAACTGGTTTGCCGTGGTCATGGGCACCGGTGTGCTGGCGCTGGCCTTGGCGCAATGGCCTGGGAATGTGCCGGGCCTGCGCCCTTTGGGTGAAAGCTTGTGGATGTTCAACATGTTGTTGTTCGTGGTGTTCGCCCTCATGTACACGGCCCGTTGGGTGCTGTTCTTCGATGAAGCGCGTCGGATTTTCGGCCATTCAACGGTCTCGATGTTTTTCGGCACTATTCCCATGGGGCTGGCGACCATCATCAACGGCTTTTTGGTATTTGGGCTGCCGCGCTGGGGGAGCGGTGTGGTGGCAGTGGCCGAGGCGTTATGGTGGATCGATGTAGCCCTGTCGCTGGCCTGTGGTGTGCTGATCCCATTCTTGATGTTCACCCGCCAGGAACACCGCATCGATCAAATGACCGCCGTGTGGCTCTTGCCGGTGGTGGCCGCCGAAGTCGCGGCGGCCAGTGGCGGACTGTTGGCGCCTCATCTGGCCGACGCTCATGGGCAACTGGTCATGCTGGTGACCAGCTACGTGCTCTGGGCCTTTTCCCTGCCGGTGGCGTTCAGCATCCTGACGATTTTGCTGTTGCGCATGGCGCTGCACAAACTGCCTCACGAAAACATGGCCGCCTCGAGTTGGCTGGCTCTCGGCCCGATCGGCACCGGGGCCCTGGGCATGTTGCTGCTGGGCAACGATGCCCCGCTGATTTTTGCCGCCAATGGCCTGCCCGGCGTGGGCGAAATCGCCGCCGGGTTGGGCCTGGTCGCCGGTATCACGCTGTGGGGCTTGGGGCTGTGGTGGATGTTGATGGCACTGCTGATCACCGCGCGCTACCTGCGCGCAGGCATCCCCTTCAACCTTGGCTGGTGGGGCTTTACCTTTCCCCTGGGCGTGTACGCGTTGACCACGTTGAAGCTTGCGGATCTGCTGGGCTTGGCTTTTTTCAGCGCGTTCGGGGCTGTGCTGGTGGCGATGCTGGTGGTGATGTGGCTGATCGTCGGGCGGCGTACGGTACTGGGCGCCTGGCACGGTGAGTTGTTTGTGTCGCCATGTATTGCAGGGCTGGCGAAATAA
- a CDS encoding cupin domain-containing protein: protein MKIIRSKSFTGDRAWAALDIANMNGITTRLHWTDQPYKWHINDGQEVFVVLDGQVRMCYREEGVEKETLLQVGDIFYASVGTEHVAKPLGEARILVIETEGSV from the coding sequence TTGAAAATCATTCGCAGCAAATCCTTCACCGGGGACCGTGCCTGGGCGGCGCTGGATATCGCCAACATGAACGGCATCACCACGCGCCTGCACTGGACCGACCAGCCGTACAAATGGCACATCAATGACGGCCAGGAAGTCTTCGTGGTGCTCGATGGACAAGTGCGGATGTGCTATCGGGAAGAGGGTGTCGAAAAGGAGACTTTGCTGCAGGTTGGGGATATTTTCTACGCCTCGGTGGGCACCGAGCATGTGGCCAAGCCCTTGGGCGAAGCGAGGATCCTGGTGATCGAGACCGAAGGCAGTGTCTGA